The window ACTATACACAGTGTTTGTGCTATCGTCAAATCCGTCGACAATGTAatgagaatttttcaattttacttcgTACCGAATATCTTTTCCTGTAGTCATCTTTTGATACACGAGCCATTTCAATCCGATTTTGCTTTGGAGATTTATAAAACTCGAACTGTAATTACTTTTTGGTGTAATCGAAAGAGTATTTGGAATTAAATAATTCTTTCTATAAACCTTCATCACAGAATCGGCTAAAGTAATCGCCTGTAAAAATGGATTGATACCGGtggtatccaaaaatgaatacaTGAAATTCAAGCACCCGAGTTTAAGAATTTTGACGTCTTGATTGCAATAATGTATCAATTCTTTCCGATTATCAAAAGTTTTATCTTTATTCGATTCGTACCACGCAAGAAACTTTTCATACCGATTTGACGACATTGACTCGATTGCATACATTTCTTGTGGTGGATATCTTCCAATATAGTTCATATTAGCCGAAGTGTTGAATTTATATGGGTATTCACCCTTTTCACAATCACGGAGCCCGAAACTTGCACTAAATTTAGACAGTGCAAAAGGGATAAAACTCAGAGAATCTAGGAACACAATATCTCTGATCTtcacatataaaattttacatcctGTGAAGATGGGGCTAATATGTTCATCCCTTTTACACAATTCTTCAAGAATAAATTGTCCATCATAGCTCTTTGCATTATGAGCAATTATTGCTGAAGGGAAAGGCCTAAATTTAAGTGCATAATCTACAAATTTCTTGACACACGATCCGGaatcatcattttcaaaaattttgaccGATGGATTACAATTTGGACATTCAGAATTAGACTCTGCAGATTTTGCACATAAATGACAAACTTCATGTGCTACACACAAATTTGGAATATGATCAGAATATCCATTTCCCCTGTCTACAAGTTCGCACTcaaaatcatagaaaattaatgaaaattcattAGGGGCTTTCCTTTTTAGAGGTTGAATGAAACAGTAATGAGGACTTGTAACTTGTTTGTAACAAATATTACAAAGTGTTGTGAAACATTGGTGAGGTTCACAAGTCTTGTAAATTTTGTCACAATTCTTGCACATTTTGACTTCATTACATGTTccattttcaatatgaaaatagAGGCAGGATTCTCCAAGGAATCTGCGATTGCAATTTAAGCAATCAATCATTTCAGGGACATTGAGACATGGAGGATTATTGTTGCAAAACCTACATTTTTCGGGGCAAATGTGAGTTTTGTTGTACAGATGATCACAGTAATTACACtgaaacttaaaattaaaaaatcccttAAGATTCTTGATACAAAAGAAATgcttcacatttttagtttgatcctcaaagtaaaataaattaattgtttgATTTTGGTTCTCAGAAGTTTTCTTGGTAGATAGTAGAATACTTTTGAAATTATGtaaatcattgtaaattacTACTCTATACAGATATGAtacttttttaacaaatttatgtaTAAGTTCTAAGTTATACGTTCCATCTGAAGAGATTTTCATACCGTGATCAAGGACAAATCTACGTGCATCAAGTTTTAAGGTACCCTTTGATCTCTTgtagtttaaaatttttgcatcaGCTTCAGACCCATCAAGTAAAAGGCACTTACCAATTATTAAAGATATTGGAAGGCAACTCTCTCCGATGTTGATGTCGATGATACTCTTTTGTTTGAAATAACCAATATCATCAATTCCCATTCCTGCAGGATTATGTTGTCTCCCTCGCCCCTCCATAGGGTGAAACAAGTATGCTCTCACTTGTAGGACCTCGGATGAGTGAAACAGTTCGGTACTCTGATGGACCTGAAGTACATAAACAGTTAATATTGTAATCATTGTACATATGAAAATTTCATcagattttaatcattttttttatacacttACCTTTTCCATATATTCGAGAATTATGTGAGAGGTGAGTGCATCCAGGGGTCTCATTCCTATATAAATGGCCTTTTCAGTGGGTTCTTCTGTTACGAAtatctatcaaaaaaaaaaaaaacatttgagtgATTTAGATTCATATTTACGTTAACAAATAGATATCAGTATTGTCTGAataacaaatataatatttacctTAAGGATCACACGGTCGGCATTTGATTTGGAGTCCTTCCGAATTTCCTCAATGACAGCATCAAATCCGTTTTCCATCCATTTTTCAATTGATGTGTCTTTTGGTTTGTTCAAACggaaattgataataagctgtgtgattttgaaaaattcgctATAATTTCGCGATTTGTTGAGAATTTTAACCATATTGGCCGAATCATCATGAATAACCAAATCATCTGATACATTTGATTGTCTTCCTACACCACTTTGTATATGCAATTGACCGTTTGATTGATCATCATCTTTATCTTCGGCATAAGCATCCATTGGCACTTTTATATCATGATTTGCTGTGGCATCCTGATCAATTTTGCGCCTCTTGGGGGCAGGTTCACTACTATCATCGATAGCCTCTTCATTAGAAAGAATTTCATAAGCTTGTTCACTCAGAGCATCATCAGTAAAGTTCCTAATGCtcattatgaatttctttttttcacttggtggtaattttacacctttcttcACTAGTTCCTTTAATGTCTTTAGAATGTCGTTATATAGTTCACAATTTTGCTTGGAATGCAAGAGTTCGATTAACTCAGTCACAGATTTTCTTTGCAACATCATTTGAACAAAAGCATCAACAGCCAAATTGATTGCATTATCTCCACGATCagagaataaaatttttgatacacttgaaaacttattaaatcctTCGGAACTCATTTTCTTACTTTTTcgtttgatttatttaacactTGCAAAAGAAATGACCACTCGAGAAGACTGTCCAGAATACTTTGATCTTTTTTCACCACAACATCTTCTTAAATAGATTTTCAAGTGCATGGAAAATTATGATTATTGCACTTGACGAAATAATTTTACACATACACACGCATAAGTTGTCACATGCATATATTTCTACCTTAATAATTTCACAACATGAGGAAAAGTATTGCACGTGTGAGAAAAAATAGCAAATATGCAGATGAAGATCGTGAGacgaaaaattgcataaaaatttctttaccGAAAAATGTATGATAGATGTACTTGACAAAATAAATTGACACTTACACAATCAAATTTTTGTCACATGAAAATGGCTTTAGAGCAGATTAATTGCTACGAAATTACtttctgaaaaactacaacaaacaaaaatgaaatttgagattttccctcTTCATATTCAATTGGACATGTCTCAAACATGTCGTGATGATActgacaaaatgcatttttgcgATCGCGAATTTTTGTGCATCATGATCACTATGTTTTTATGTTGCACTGTGAAAAAGAAATACATGAAAATAACATTTGTAATATACGTTCCAAtgaaccccccccccccgcaACCCTTCACCGCTACCATCCTCCCTTACGCAgaaaatgatgacgtcacatttcacttttttatttaaatttacagattacactgattttttaacattattttccctcttatcttgattttttctacaaaaatttgGTATCAATAGTTGCGTTTAGTTTTCCCAATGGGATGATCTGCTGCAAGAAAATACTTGTACATTTCTATAAATTCACTATTACTTTCATATCAGTTGAGAACAAGTCAGACATTTTGGTGGTTAAGGAGATTTATCTGCCGTAAAGGAAAACTccgaataattatttaaatcagtAAAGTAAGCCTTATAGAAGAGTATGACGCCACACGTATGGAGATGTATGACGTCATATTTCTGATTATGTAACAATTGTAATATACGTTCCAATGACCCCCCCCCGCCCAACCCCCTACCACCGTCCTTACGCAgaaaatgatgacgtcacatttaacttttgcatttaaatttacagattacactgattttttaacattatttttcctcttgacttgatttttttgcaaattttcaaccGCGTTTGAATGATTTAGTTGAAACTCAATCACATTACAGAGTTTCCAAACTGTATGGGAAAGATCTGGAAACCCAAACGCggttgaaaatttgcaaaaaaatcaagtcaagaggaaaaataatgttaaaaaatcagtgtaatctgtaaatttaaatgcaaaagttaaatgtgacgtcatcattttcTGCGTAAGGACGGTGGTAGGGGGTTGGGCGGGGGGGGGGTCAT is drawn from Phlebotomus papatasi isolate M1 unplaced genomic scaffold, Ppap_2.1 HiC_scaffold_521, whole genome shotgun sequence and contains these coding sequences:
- the LOC129809244 gene encoding uncharacterized protein LOC129809244, which codes for MSSEGFNKFSSVSKILFSDRGDNAINLAVDAFVQMMLQRKSVTELIELLHSKQNCELYNDILKTLKELVKKGVKLPPSEKKKFIMSIRNFTDDALSEQAYEILSNEEAIDDSSEPAPKRRKIDQDATANHDIKVPMDAYAEDKDDDQSNGQLHIQSGVGRQSNVSDDLVIHDDSANMVKILNKSRNYSEFFKITQLIINFRLNKPKDTSIEKWMENGFDAVIEEIRKDSKSNADRVILKIFVTEEPTEKAIYIGMRPLDALTSHIILEYMEKVHQSTELFHSSEVLQVRAYLFHPMEGRGRQHNPAGMGIDDIGYFKQKSIIDINIGESCLPISLIIGKCLLLDGSEADAKILNYKRSKGTLKLDARRFVLDHGMKISSDGTYNLELIHKFVKKVSYLYRVVIYNDLHNFKSILLSTKKTSENQNQTINLFYFEDQTKNVKHFFCIKNLKGFFNFKFQCNYCDHLYNKTHICPEKCRFCNNNPPCLNVPEMIDCLNCNRRFLGESCLYFHIENGTCNEVKMCKNCDKIYKTCEPHQCFTTLCNICYKQVTSPHYCFIQPLKRKAPNEFSLIFYDFECELVDRGNGYSDHIPNLCVAHEVCHLCAKSAESNSECPNCNPSVKIFENDDSGSSCTEMINTDRCTHSDDERSLTGFWSLDEIRMAASHGYTVIKAFEVWSYQTVQYNRDTNERGLFADFVDNFLKIKQESSGWPSGIESDEAKEEYIREYLEKEGIQLDKEKICVNKGLRLLTKL